Part of the Echeneis naucrates chromosome 1, fEcheNa1.1, whole genome shotgun sequence genome, cttttctcaccaaGTGTATGCAAAGCTTCTTGTGAGACAGTGGTTCAGTTTAACAAGGTGGATATAATGTGTTTTGTTAGTGACAGTATTAGTCCATGAGCTACAGCACTTTTAATATGCacagaaggtaaaaaaaaaatttatttcaaagcCCCCGGGAAGTCATGCCATTTATATGTAATTCAGGTGTCAGCAAATAAGTCCATGATGAATAAAATTTGGTGCTGTTTCCTCAGTTATCATTTGATCAATGGCAACTAAACCTTAGTATTTATGTATAGTTTTGCTTTCAGGGGACACTGTAGATCCACCTGTTTAGTAAAATGAATACATCTGTTCCATCATAAACTCTACTTTTCTGATGTTTAAAGCAATGACATTTTGTTAATTGACAGACGCATGTTTATTCAATAGTTGTATATTGTTTTCCATTGATACCACATTTAGCAATGTGTTTTACTGGATGGCAGCATTGTGGAtgtaaatcacaaaaaaatcaaatgactTGCCATTTTGATGTAATTTAGTCCCACACCACATCCAGCCATGGCCTCAATAATTAACATAAAatcaaatgtatatatatatccaacCATGTCAAATTACAACTAAATCCTTGTAAACATTGACTCTGGTGCAAAGCTGTTGTGTTGAAATGCTATGAATGTTATCAGTGTACTTAGTAAAACTACTATTGCATTAATTTATCCACTGATCAAACCACCAGTCATAAAACTGTCCAGATACATGTTGTGAGTCCAGTGTTGTATTAACTTCTTAGTGTTTGCCTGCAATAAAAATAAGCATTGCAAATGATCGTTACCAATCCACAATAAATCAAGCTTGATAACTTTATGGTCAATTAGCGATAagtcaaaacataaaaacacttaATATACAATCCAGAGAGTATTAGGACAGTAGTGTACTTGTTTTAGATGAGTTCGTTTGTGGccttttgaaaatgatttccaCGACACACATCAGTTAACATGAATTGTTTTTTGGCTCAGCCGTTAGACTAAAACTAACACTGCTGTAGCATTTGATCTGAACCTCAACTCTGTGCTGAAACAGATTGGCATGCATGTGTGACTGCCTCTGTTGTTTAATGTTCATTCTTTAATTTGCTGTAAGTCCGCTACAAGACTTTCCAGTCACGTCCTCATGTTTAAGCGTGAATGTGAGAGTGAGATATACCATGTTGTTGCTGTGACTTTCTGTGTGGACCTTTATGGCCATTCCACCTCTAATGTGTCCTTTTATGTCTCTGTAGTGCCCAGCATGAATGCAGGAACCACCGCCACTGTAGCCCTGCTGAGGGACAGCATTGAGTTGGTGGTGGGCAGTGTGGGTGACAGCCGCGCCATGCTTTGCCGCAAGGGCAAGGCCCTGAAACTCACAGTCGACCACACTCCTCTGAGGAAGGATGAGAAAGAGAGGTATATCAATGTTGTCAGTAATGCTTACAGCTTCAGAGCATGTCAGTTGTCACAAGAAGATGATATTTCTATTGTAATGTGTGTTATTACTGTGGTCATTCCTCGTGTTCCTCTCCTTTTGATTTGGCCCTAAGGATTAAGAAGAGTGGGGGCTTCATTGCATGGAACAGTCTGGGACAGCCTAACGTCAACGGCAGATTGGCAATGACACGCAGTATTGGAGACTTTGATCTAAAGAACTTGGGGGTCATTGCTGAGCCCGAAACCAAGAGAATATCTGTAGGTTTACAAAAAACCCATCTTTACATAAAGATTTCACACTTGTCTTGAGTCTTTCAGAATCATAATAAGTGATTTTATGCCAGAATATCAGGTAGTGCACTAATGCCTCTCCAAGACAAGTTAattgaatgttttaattttaataatgcCTGGAAAAACATCCAAGACAATACAGGATTGTAATGTATTCAGCCTCTAaccttagttttgtttttcaatatgaAGCTATACTTATTCTTTTCAACTGAAATGCTCACAACATTCACCTGGATCTCAACATTTCTTtgtatgtgttgtatgtgtCCTAAATTACTATCAGTAATAACATGAAAACTGCACCTCTGAATACACTGTTTGTATTAGCTCGTGAAAAGAATCTTTTGAATGTgaatgtgcttttctttctgtcctcagctgcaCCATGTCCATGATGCATTCCTGGCACTGACCACAGATGGTATTAACTTCATTATGAATAGCCAGGAAATCTGCAATGTCATTAACCAGTGTCATGACCCTAAAGAGGCAGCACAGAGGATATCTGACCAGGTACTTGATAATTCATTTATCTGTAACAAAAGCAAATCATGTATGAAGTTTGAAAGCATTGAAATTTAAGTGGCTGAAGTTTTATGATGAAGAGAAGCCATTAAGGGGTTGTTGTTAACATGATTTTTTTGAAATTCATGATTTACAAAGAAGGGGGGCCATTTTTGAGTTTAAAAACTTCTTTAACCTTTAAACTCTGTATTGGATCTTGCAAATGCGCATGGGCATGTGGAAACTTAGTCCtgcaaggttaaaaaaaaaaaaaaaagtatgtgctATTGGCCTatacaaacaataaacagcCAGCAAATAGCCAATAATGGTAATGTTTTTATGATTATCTTCTCTCTCAGGCTCTTCAGTATGGCTCAGAAGACAACAGCACAATAGTTGTGGTGCCCTTTGGTGCTTGGGGAAAACACAAGAGCTCAGACACAAGTTTCTCATTCAGCAGAAGTTTTGTGTCCAGTGGTCGCTGGGCATAGTCAGCAGGATGTCAGGTGAAGCTGTGTGGTCTGTGGACTTAATTAATTTGTGCAATACAATTGTTTTTGTGGTAACATTATAAAGAGTGTGGTTTGttgaaacaataacaacaataataataagggGTACAAGTTGTCCTTTAGAGCAGCGTGATACTTTTGGTCCTCCATGAAGTGAGAAATTCATGATGTGCGCAAAATTGTGCAGTAATATTTCTCACCACTCATACACATTCATATAAACTCATAAAAAGCCTGCAGATGTTATTGTCAAGGTTAATTTAACTTGGGCAAAttgcatttaaaagaaaactctGCATTTGCaccttcatttgttttaaaccTTCAATCACTACTGGACCATTTTATGTGTTAACAGTGGAACTACTGTACGTTGCACAGGAGAGAGTAGGGACATTCTGAGCAGTCTATTTTTCCAATTTATAGGAATTCATCAAACTCTTGTTGTAGAAGAAAAAATGTAGTTACATGTAAATACAAGTAAAACATAATCAATTTCAATCGATTGGAATATAACCACAGTGGAAGTGTGTCTATCTGCCTTAACCACAATGTCAATGTTGGAGCTTCCTTCCCATCTTGTGTGTCAAAGGATCTAAATGTACGTAAGTATTTCCAGTTCAAGATTTGACACTGCTTTGATCAAGGTCATTTTTATGTGAATATTGCTCTTCTAAACTTGTCTTCATTTCATCCCCAAAAACATGGTTCAAGGTTACATTTCTCTGGATACTTGTGATACTCATTAAAACATCAATGAAAAACTTTGATGCCATAAACAAAACCCTGAGAGTTCACAAATGTGTTAACTGGTGGCTATGAATGTAGTTTGTTAGAATAGCATTTTGCTGAGCTGGACCGTCAtatgaaaataagacatttgtgtttcttgcaATTTTAACGTTGTTCAGCCTTGTATATGTGCTATCTGTGCTGATTTGGAACAGTTCATGTTGAGGAGCTTTGAGGTGTTGGGGGTACAGAAATGTACAGTTTATGTGATGTAAATAATTCAATTTATGTATATCTGGAAAATAGAGAGTTCTGTTACGTTAAATTCACTATCTCTGCTAAATCTCTCATTAGAATATCTTACCTGCACAGGACTTTGGTTTGGTATCTGCGCTATCTTAAGCTACATTACCTTTTATTTGTACCTACATATATAATCTATTTCTGCATCTTTACCACTTCAAAATGTTGCTCACAAAGAAGAATGCACACTTACTGTAACACTAAAGAACTGTTCAGATGAGGGCCATGTGTGACATTGTGAATGTTTGCTTAAATGCCCTCCAGGACTAAAAAGTATAATCAAACCCTGCAGGGTATAAGAGTTACTAAGCTGTCTGTATTGGCTCATTCAATGTGAATGCATACTCTTCCAATGCAAGGCATTCTCAAACCATTCGATCAAATGTACAGTTTTtgttgagtgttttgtttttgttggagcTGGACAAATACGACTATTCATATTTATTAGCACTTGTTCTGTCAGACTTATAAATGTTGTGTACTTTTCTACTTTTGTTCCctctcattcacattcacaggACTTTGTCGAAATGCTAAGCACATGCTCCTTGTCTGCTCAAGTTATCTTTCACAatgttttcaatatttctttgctgtattttgttttactgcCTTTCAAACATCATTGTGGTTGTGGACCTCAATCTGGGACGTAAATGGGAGAGGCAACAACACTGTTAATACTGTTTTTTGCTCAAAATGTGACTAATTCAAAACTAAAGGTAACAAATACCTTGTATTTGAACCCAACAGTTTTTCTCCTCAGCTTTGTGaaccattttattttagtaaagCAGTTACTGTAAATCTTGGTACTAAGTATAGGACtacaaatttgtgtttttggtgtaaTAGAGACACTAAATTATATACACCAACAGTGAAGGGTGATGTAACTAATTTGCTCTGCTGACAACACAATCACTTTGAAATAAATTTGATGATTTCTATCACACTCTGAATTAACTTCCATCTCCTTTTAACTTCACTAATTATAATTAATTGtgctaaataaaataaccatAGCAAATTGAGTCTACCAAAAGCGTGTGAGAAGACGGAAATAGGCGACCCTCTGTTGAAGTGTCCACTTGAGTGGTAAATAAAGGATTAACACCACGTGGAGTTCGGTGAGGTCCCAGTGAACTGTGGGGCGCCTGCTGTCAGGAGCTGATATTAGTCCGCCTGTCCAGTCTCTGTGCTCGGAcagtctgcagcagcaacagctccTGAAAGCTCCACGGTGGACTCGGGACAAGCAGCACTATCACACAGCTCGGTAAGTCTGCAACAAAACCATTTATCACTTTGTCACAACTTGTAGTTGATAATCACTTTGGTATTTTAAATTCTGCTCTGCATTCAATCGTGAGCTTGGGTGTGCAGGGGGCTTTTTGTCTGGGTGATTTGAGGATAGTTCACCCGTTTACCAAAAAATTCAACCTTCATTCACTAAATCAGAATAAGCACTGAAGAGGTTTGGATGTTTTAGAGATGGTCAACCATCAGAGTTATGTTAggaaaatgcacatttaaagcACAAAAGAAGCTGCTTTGAAACATGGTTGATATATTAGActgaataaagtttttaaatactTACACTGAGTGTTATATCACCAAATATAACACAAAGGTTCTTAGGCCACAGAATTTGAAAGGTATTCTCTGGCCTACACCCAAAATGAAATTACATGGCAACAAGTTACTAGAAACCCCCGAAATCTCCCCGTTATGTCAAGGATAAGTATATCAAGAACTACAATATCCGCCACTTGGTATTGAAGCACAGTGATCAGAATAATTTTACTGGACTTAtctattcatttctttaatttatgtttttgcttaagaAACTATAAGTTATCTATGAAATCAGCGTGTAAGTGTATTTGAACTGACGACCACAAACCACAGAGTTCATTGCAAAATTCAGCTCTTTGCTCGGTTGGTCTTCTTGCGTTCTCATCACACAGTTTGTATGTCTGGTCTGTTTGTAAAGTAAGGACAATGGAtggacaatttttttcttcagtagtCAGCCCTTTCCTTATATTATTCTAGAATGTTTAAATATGGAACATTTCAGGCTTATACAACTGGACATGAATTCACACTTAATATGTTAAATAACATTCAAGAAACTCAGCCTCAAACATCGCAATTCATGAAAGCTTGGTGTGCTGTTACTGAATGATTTTCCCAATGAAGTTTAAACCGTGCCCAGTTGATGGTTTTTACTCCCCTGTCATGTTGCAAACGAAGGAAATTTATCAATCAAATCTCTAAGTCAAactgaagacagagaaagtAAGACATACTCCAGTGCAGTTTGAACTGTGGTTGCACTTCACGTGGGCAAATccatctctttatttttcccagataaaaaaaaacaaccaaaaacttTGACTTTTGACTTGACATTTTTTCACAACCTTTTATTTATCTCTGGACCCTTTGGGGAGGTCTAGGTAAACTAAAGTACTCTACTGTGAAAATTAGCTTCACCTTAACTAGCTACAACAATAAAATACTCCCCACACGCATTTAAAGCATTATTTGATCGTGTCATACAACTGAATCATAGTAATTTATCACTTACTGAGGCATTATTTCTGTGGAACAAGtgctttttttcatcttttcacgacaagtaaattatttattttataagaGCGTATTAATGTTCAGTGATTTCAACAAATGTCCTCTTTGTTTTAGGCACTAAAACACTGTGTGAGACTGATTCGTACAACGTCGCTGTCATTTGTCAAAGTCACCACTGCAGAGAATAATGGAGAGAGCCAATCACATCAACATTGCTATGATAAAAGAGGTCGGCACCAATGGGACAGTCAGGTCGAAGATCATCACCGCCATGGACCAGTGCAAGCAGCCATGTGGATCCACTGTAAGCTTCCACAACATCCAGTACAAAGTGCTGCTGAAGAGCGGCCTCGTTTGCAAGAGGAAAACCAGTCACAAGGAGATACTGGTGGAACTAAAGTATGTAGCAAAACCTGAAAATGCTCTGCTTCGctatggcttttttttttaaattattattctatCTATCTCAGTtgtatctttctttttcattctaaACAATACAaaatcttatcttatcttatattattattttggttaGTTGCCCAcgttttaaaattatttttaaaaatcctattatttttggtttgtttacttTTGATAGCAAATTGTAAAATTGGCTTAAATCTCTTCAATTTATTGTTATATCATCTTTTAATTTGAGGCGATCATGTTGCAGAAAAACATTGGTCCCCATGTTAAGTCATCATGGTTCACAATATCTTTATCCAAAGTGGGACAATAGTGAATAGATTCGAACATTCGTTTCTTTCTAATGGTATTAAATACAACTGGCATTTCCCATGGACGAATGAATCATTTCACTCAACTTTTTGGGCCGTTTCCCACCTCAGTGTTAATTATATGATATTAAGCATGGTTTCTTGCATATAATCTCTCCAATGCACTAAAGAGCAGTCTGGCAGAGGAACGAATTAAATTCCGTCACGTGATCCACTGCCAGGcttttattctgtcttttaaTTCCGGTTTATATTGCTGATTCTCTGATGCCTTTGTCTCACTGTTCTGATGTCAAAGGACTTGTTATTGAGTTTTTTCGTTGGtttttagatctttttttttctgtctgctgtgagAAATGTTCATTGAATCTGGGACAACCTTTCACTATGtggatggaggaaggaaaagaacaAGTGCTATGAGGAATACGAATCACTTATTTCAGACCCTCATTAATCCACTTTGTTTCACCCGCTTCATAAATGTTATAAAATTGTTACTATAAAGTTAAAACCTTAAAAATCCactttgaatgaataaaaatggataGTAAATgcctttaaatgtatttattttggtttaacTGGTTacataaatctgtttatttcatgTCCTGCAGTGGGATTATGAGACCTGGTCTGAATGCCATTCTTGGGCCTACTGGAAGTGGAAAATCTTCGTGAGTATTGCACCAATATCTGAAAGTCTCTCTATTCACTGTGGAtatatttaatgttaatgttttggttttcaaaGATTCTTGGATATTCTTGCTGCGAGGAAGGATCCCTCAGGTCTGTCAGGGAAAGTACTCATTGACGGAGCGCCACAGCCTCCAAACTTCAAATGCCTCTCTGGCTATGTGGTTCAGGTACTTTGAGTTATTTTGAAATACTTAAAACTTGAACTGACTTGTATTTCATCCACCTGGTACCTAGTAAAAAAGAGCTGTAAAGACAATGCTGACATGTTATCAGTTTAATTTGGAGCAAACAGAGTCTTGTACATCCAGAGAACATGGCTTTCAATTTGATTCGTTTTTGCCCATTGTCTTATATTCTCTTTTAGTCTCTAATTTTCAAGGGCAGGTTCCATAGATACCAGCAGCATACAGAGACTTCATCTTCAAAGTTCATCCCATACACATGCTCATGTAATCCTTGTGTTTATGGTAACAGGAAAGTGTTTGCCAGTTTCTAATAGATCCCCAGTTGTCTGCATTGATTttgccccaaaaaaaaaaaaaaaaaaaaaaaaaaaaagcagcagagcaggacaGTATAAATCTTCTTCATCTCAATCCCCTATGAAGTTTGACGTTGCACTCTTGTCTCCCTCCCAGGATGATGTGGTCATGGGCACCCTCACAGTGAGGGAGAATCTGCGTTTTTCTGCAGCGCTGCGACTGCCCAGCTCCATGCCACAGGCTGAGAAGGAAGCTCGAGTCAGTCACCTCATCAAAGAACTGGGTCTCACAAAAGTGGCTGACTCCAAGGTTCAGCATGCCTCAGTTATTCAACTACCCTCTCAGTCAGAGATGTCTGTTGAGCATCAGGACAGACTGGATGATCCccagtgttgttgttatttcttaGGTGGGCACACAGATGTCCAGGGGAATctcaggaggagagaggaagaggacaaaTATTGGCATGGAGCTGATTAGTGATCCGTCAGTTCTCTTCCTGGATGAGCCAACCACAGGGCTGGATGCGAGCACTGCCAACTCTGTCTTACTGTTGCTGAAACGGTAAAGAAAACTCAGTCTATTACTGGTTGTTCAACAAAGATTGGACTTCAAAGATTGAATCCCCTTAGAGGATCTTAGATTTTGAAGTATCtctgaaaaatgtgttgtatatgatcactatatatatatcagtTACTGTGAAGTGAAAATGCAGTGTCTTTAGTATTTACTAAtgacatatttacatatatCTTATTACATCTGTTTCCAGAATGGCCAGTCATGGAAGAACCATAATAATGTCCATCCACCAACCTCGCTATTCCATATATCGACTGTTTGACACTCTGACTCT contains:
- the ppm1kb gene encoding protein phosphatase Mn(2+)-dependent 1K translates to MSSACLVRLSRCSHQYLGRSGLFQMTLPALQLQQDSHLRFTIFRRQFYSPSEKRHSNTRFDADSSGQPTTWDSFGIWDDRIDEPILLPPSIRYGKPIPKVSLSKVGCASLIGQRKENEDRFRVSQMTDSILYFAVFDGHGGLEAADFCEKNLEKCIKKLVTEESNLELVLTKAFLEVDKALARHLHFCPNVPSMNAGTTATVALLRDSIELVVGSVGDSRAMLCRKGKALKLTVDHTPLRKDEKERIKKSGGFIAWNSLGQPNVNGRLAMTRSIGDFDLKNLGVIAEPETKRISLHHVHDAFLALTTDGINFIMNSQEICNVINQCHDPKEAAQRISDQALQYGSEDNSTIVVVPFGAWGKHKSSDTSFSFSRSFVSSGRWA